Within the Marixanthomonas sp. SCSIO 43207 genome, the region TTTGATTTTTCATAGAAATTGGTTTTAATTTATGCTTTCTTTAATTTGAATCCTACTGTGTCTGTTTAAAATTCTAAATAATTGATTTATACTTCATATTTATAATAAAACCTTTATTATCACAGGTTTTGAAGTTGTAATAAACTTCTAAGTGAGTTTATACAAGATTTAAAAAAAGTAATTAATTTCTAGAGGAGAGATTACTAAAATACACGTAATCAATTAAATAAACAAATATTTTAAGAGTAGCGACAAATAAAATGTTTTGTTTAATCTATTTACATCATTATTAATAGAATTTTCTTACATAATGAATTAATTCATACAAAAAAGAGCTTGCAAGTTCTTAAGACAACCTTAAATTGTAGTATCATGATTTGTTAAAAATAGGTTATTTAAGAAAGTCACTATTATTTTAGCATTTCTTTTATACTACGCTCAACGCCTATCAATACTGTTGTTTAAATAATAAAAGAGAGGCTTCCAACTTACTAATTGCTAGAAACCATAAAGAACAGAGGGTTAAAAAATAAACTTAGATGTAAAGGTTTGATTTTAAAAGTATTAAAAGGTTGTGTTCTTAGGTTGATGTCCTAAAGGAACGTTAATTGAATTTTTTCTGCAATCCAAAATATTTTACACTTGCTGTAATGTTTTAAGCAAGCATTAATAATCAGTAAACAGGTTGCTTTAAAACAAATTATAAACCTAACAAATTTTTAAAATGAAAACTATGAAGAAAAAAGCAATTTTTATTTCGATGATGACAGCTGTAATGGCTTTTCTATTTGTATCATGTTCAGATGATGATGACAATGGCGATGTAAGTGCAGAAAATTACAATGCCAAAGTATACATTACCGATGCCCCAATCGATAATGCAGAGGTAGATGCTGTATTTGTAACTATTACCGACATACAAATTGATGGTCAAAGCCTTTCAGGATTTGAAAAAACTACAATTGAATTGAGTGCTTTAACCAATGGTCAAACTCAATTATTAGGAGATTTAGACCTAGAAGCAAGAGAGTATGATAGTATTGATATTATTTTGGCAACAGATACAGATGCAAATGGTGATAGCCCGGCAAACTATGTAGTTGTAGATGGAAGTACTAAAATAGCATTAGATCCAGCTAGTGCAACAATCAATGTAGATGAAGATGTTGATATTGCAGCACAAGATACTAATGAAATTATACTAGATGTAGATTTACGTAAAGCTATTGTAACAGATGAAGCTAACGGAGGGTATAACTTTGCTTCACAAACACAATTAAACAACAGTGTTAGGGTTGAAAACACCTTAAATACAGGAATGGTAACAGGAGCTGTAAGTAATGATACCGGTAATGAAGAGAGCATTATGGTAGCTTATGCATATGAAGCAGGTTCTTTTACTGAAACTGAAGCTGAAGAAAATACTGCCGGTGTTCGATTTAGTAATGCCGAAACCAGTAGTGTAGTTGCTGAAGGAAGTAGTGATTTTAGCTTACACTTTTTAGAAGCAGATACGTATGAAATTAAATTTGCTAGCTATTCAGATATGGATGGTGACGGTACATTAGAATTTGAAGGAATGGTAAACGCCGAAACAGAAAGCGGTGTAACACTTGATAATGTTGAAGTAACTGCAGATGGTGAAGTTAATCTTGTAATAACTTTATTAACAATTTTGCCATTGTAAATTCATAAAAAACCCAACCAATTTAAAAAACCTCCCGAAACGGGAGGTTTTTTTAGGCTTATTATATACTACAAATAATATTTACTGATATTTTACTAAAAACAACTTTAAATAAAACAGGCTGAGAATTAAATCAACAGCCTGTTTTTCACTAAATTAATAAATATGGAGTGTTACTCTTTCATAGCAATGTCGCTATCCATTTTTGCAACATATGAATAAAATTCTTGCATTTTAGCCATGGCTTTATCAGGGCCGCCAGTAAGATTACTCATTTCAGACATCCACTTGACGTCATCTTCAGTCATCTTGTAGTTTAACGTTTCAATCCCTTTTTCCATCGGAAAAATTACTAGCATATCATATTCACCTGAAGCTAAATCATATGAAGTGGGTTGAAGCCCACCAGAATTTTGACCTGCTTTCATAAAATAATCGTTAATAATGCTTTTAGCTTTGTCTTTCATCATGGGCTTAAATTTTACATAAGCAATTCTCACCCATTCGGGGTTCTCGTGTTTTGATACTTTCATTTCTTGAGCCAATACATTGCTATTAAAAAATAGAAGTACGACTACAAACAATGTAATTGTGTGAATCTGTTTCATAATGGTTATATTTTGTTACTACTATATTTCAGAGTACATATGCTTATAAGCACAACCGTTTTTGAAAGTAATATTCACTGCTTTGTTCGTGCTTGTAAAAGCATCAAACGACTATTAAAAAAACAAAGGGGGATTGAGGGTTTGTTGATAGAAAATAAAAGTATAACAATTATAAGGTTTTGTCTGTGTTAAACTCGCAAATATTTTCCTACATATAGCGTATTATAAGGGCTTTTCGCACAAAATGAGCTTTATTTAGTATCAAAATCAAATAAACTTTAAATTAAACTATCTCTTCTGAACTATCTACAGGGAAATTTACCATAAATAAGCAACAACATTTTATTATCCTAGTTTGAGTAGTTTAAAAACTTAATTATATTAACAGCGAAGTTTAATTATGATAGGGGATATACAAGAATATTCATAAAATTAAAGTGATATTACTGAACAAATCTTAAAACTTACTTGTAAAAAACCCTTAATTTATATTATTTTTGAATTAATTAATTATTAACTTTTCAAGACGGAGGCTTAAACTTTGAAGAAAGATGTGCTATTTTTAGTAATTCAATTCATACTCTTCTCATGCTATTTTATTGATATTCATATTATTTCCTATTCACTACCATATTGGATTAACACAAGTTTATTAGTATTGGTAGGCATTGGTTTTATAGTTATTTTTTTAGGAATATTGAACTTAAGTGATGATTTAAGTGGTGTTCATCCTAAAAAAGGAAATTCTATGACCTTTAATGGCATATACAAATACGTTAGGCATCCAATTTACGCAGGAATTCTGATAAGTATGATGGCGTATGCTTTTTTTACAGCATCTATTTTCAAATTTTTATTAACATTAATAATGGGAGTGGTATTTTATTACAAGTCGAGCAATGAAGAAAATTGGATGCTTGAAAAGTATGAACAATATCGCATCTATAAACAAAGAACGGGTCGTTTTTTACCTAAGCTTAAAAAATAGATTATAGTAATTAATCTATCATCTTTCTTAATAACTTTCCTTGTAAATTTCTAGATAAAACTACTACTTTTACAATCCTAATTTTTGAACAATAGAATTGTTATGGCAGATAAAGTTGAAAAAATCAAATGTTTGATAATCGGTTCGGGACCTGCAGGATATACAGCAGCAATATATGCTTCTAGAGCAGACTTAAAGCCTGTAATGTACACTGGAATGGAGCCGGGAGGTCAATTGACAACAACTACAGAAGTAGATAACTTTCCAGGTTATCCAGAAGGAGTAGATGGACCAACGATGATGGTTCAATTACAACAACAAGCAGAACGCTTTGGTACAGAAGTGCGCATAGGAATGGTTACTGCTGTAGATTTTAGTGATAAAGTAGGAGGTATACACAAAGTAACAGTTGACAATAGTAAAGAGATTGAAGCTGAAACCGTAATCATCTCAACAGGAGCTACCGCAAAGTATTTAGGTTTACCAAGTGAGCAAAGATTGCGAGGAGGCGGAGTATCTGCGTGTGCAGTTTGTGATGGCTTTTTCTATAAAGGGCAAGAAGTAGCAATTGTCGGTGGAGGAGATACCGCTGCTGAAGAAGCCACTTATTTGGCAAATATTTGTTCAAAAGTTACTATGCTAGTTCGTAAAGATCATATGAAAGCTTCAAAAGCGATGCAACATAGAGTAACCAATACCGAAAATATTGACCTTCGATACAATTCTGAAGTTGATGAAGTATTAGGAGACCAAGTTGTAGAAGGGCTACGTATTGTAAATAATGAAACCGGTGAAAAGGAAGAAATAAATATCACAGGTTTATTTATTGCTATAGGGCATAAACCAAATACTGAAATTTTTGCCAATCAATTAGATATGGATCCTACCGGCTACATCATTACGAAAGGTAAAAGTACAAAAACCAATAAACCGGGAGTATTTGCCAGTGGTGATGTACAAGATAAAGAATATCGTCAAGCTGTAACTGCAGCAGGAACAGGTTGTATGGCAGCATTAGATGCAGAGCGATATTTACAAACCATTGAAACTGAAGAAGCAGAAACAGTAAGCGCTTAAAGCTTACTCAATAAATCATAAAAATAAAAAACACCTAATAATCTAAGTTTAGGTGTTTTTTTATTTACCAATATACCCATCTAGCAAATACATACTTTCCTACACAACCCTAAAAAACCTATATTTGTAAGACACTATTTATTTTTTATGAAAAAGCTTCTGTTTGCCTTGCTTTTGTTGGTTTCAGTTGGAACTCTGTCTCAGAATTCAGCTGAAAATGAAAAGCTTTTTTCAAAAAATTTAAATTCATTTTATAAAAACCCAACTCAAACTTTAAAAGTAGCTGATTACCTCTTTGATAACGCATCAAATGTCAAAGAAAAAGCACAAGCGCTTTACCTTATTTCAGAAACAAAAAAACTACAAGGAAATTATATAGAAAGTATTGATGCACTTTTTCAGGCTAAAACTTTAACTAGATCTACAAACAATGGTTTTATTAATACGCTTATTTCAGTTTCTATTGCAGATCGCTGTAGAATTTCTGGAATGAATGATATCTCAAACACCTATCTAAAACAAGCCGAAACCTTTGTAAATACTATTGATAAACAAGCTGATAAAAAAATAGCAACAGTTTATTTGTTACATGAACAAGCTGAAGCAACGTATCAAGCCAACGAACTTAAAAAAGCTATTAAATTGGCTGAAAAAGCAAAGTCATTAATTAAAAGCATAGAAAAACCAGATTTCTCATTAGTAGTTATTAATGCAATTTTACTTGGTAAGCTATATGTAGAGCAAGGTGAACTAGAAAAAGCTTCAAGCTATTATGAAAATGCTTTAGCTGTTTTAAAAGAATTAAACTTATTAAATTCATCTCTTGAAGCCGAAACACTGTATGGGTTAGCTACCATTGCGTATGCTGAAAATGATTTAGAGGTTTCAGAAAAAAACCTTACAAAAGCTGTATCCATTGCAGTGGTAGAAAAACCCTTAAAGTTGAAGGTGTTAAATCAACTTTCACAAATATATAAAGAGAACGATAGTGCTTTAGGGTTTCAAGAGCGTTATAAAGAAAGTTCGGCTTTAAATACTTCAATTTTAGCTTCAGAAAGAAAGGTAAGAAATACTATTTTATCTCAAATTGAAAATGAACAAGAAAGTGCTTTTAGTACAGACCAAAGACGCTATTATATTGTTGGAGCTGCAATTTTCTTGCTATTAGTGCTCACGTTGTTAGGGTATTATTTTTACAATAAAAAACTTGACCGCACCTATCAACAGTTTGAAAAAATTATCAAACAACTTGAAAACAAACAAAAAATTGAAGCTCCCGCTACGGCACAAGCAGAAAAGGAGGAAAGTAAAGGTATTGTAATTCCTAAAGAAACTGAAAAAGCCATTTTAAAAAGACTCGATGATTTTGAAGCTTCTACAAAGTATACCAATTCAAATATATCGCTTCCTGTTTTAGCAAAGCAAATGCAAACCAATACAAAATATATTTCTGAAATAATTCATATTCATAAAAACAAAAACTTCAATACATATATTAATGAATTGCGTATTAACCATATAATACAATTGATGAAAGAGGATAAGAAATATCTTAATTATAAGGTGTAATATAGCTTTATTAATGCTACTTTTTCTTAATTGTCCATTCAAACTCAAAAGTAGAAACTACATCACCAGTTTTATCAACACCTTGAGATTTCATCCAGATGGTCTGTCCTTCTCCGGTTTTAACAGCTTCCTTAATGGCTTCTTTTACTTTAATTCCATCTTCACAGGTAAACATAATTCTACCTTTTGCTTTTTTTGAAAATGAAGCCTTATTATTGGCCACCAGCATAGATATACGTTCATCACTTTCTTTAATAGCGGCCATCACCATAGCGCCGGTGCTTAACTCTGCAGCCATTCCTTGCACAGCCCAAAACATTGACTTAAAAGGGTTTTGATTAATCCATTTATGGCGTACCGAAGTAATACATTGTGTCTCATTTATATACTTTACTCTAACTCCTGTAAACCAAGCTGAGGGTAATTTAAATAATAAAAATGTATTGATCTTTCTAGGATTAAGCTGCATGAGTACTGATTTTATAGCGAATATACTTTAATTATTCTAAAAAGTATAATTCTTAAAAAAATGTTAAATTTTAGTACTATGCGTAACATAATACCTTTTTTTATACATATATTTGTATAAGAAATTAATAAGCAATGGCAACAACTATTTCAAATCTTAGTAAAAAAGAAGCTGAAAATCAAAAAAATATAGCAGCAGGAATACACCTTACCACTTTTTTAAAGTATTTTTTTCCGTTTGCGAATTTTATCGCTCCATTAATTTTATGGGTGATACATAAAGAAAAACCCTTTGTGGATGCTAACGGAAAACAAGCAATTAATTTTCAATTAAGTGTTTTGTTATATTCAATTGGTATAGGTCTTCTTTGCCTACCTTTTTTTGTATTATTTGCTTCAGATTTTATTTCACTAGTTGAAGCCATGGAAAGTAACATAGGCAATCCCAGTTTTTATGATTTAAGAAACCTTTCAGGATATATTATTCTCTTCGGAATTGCAGGTTTATTACTATTTGGATTATTTATTCTAGAATTATATGCTGTGATAACAGCCACTATGTATGCTGCCAAGGGTAAACTGTACAACTATCCTTTATGCATCCCTTTTTTAAAACCATCTTCTGAAATTGTTTCAGAAATAAATCAATCAAAAAATGAGCACACTAGTTAACATCGTATTAGCAGCTGTTTTAAGCTTTTTAGGAGCCAAAGTTCAAGAAGAACGAAAAATGACAGATTTGCAAAATACAATTATACAATGTCAGCATACGGTAGACTCTACCAAAGCAGCATTGTTAACAAAAAATGAAGCTATTAACTGTAAATAGGACCGATGAAAATTGAAAACACAAAAGCGCAAATGCGTAAAGGCGTTCTAGAATATTGTATTCTTTCTGTTTTAAAAGACGGTGAAGCATATACATCAGATATTCTTGAAACCTTAAAAGACGCAAAAATGCTCGTAGTAGAAGGAACAATCTATCCACTACTCACACGATTAAAAAATGCAGGTTTGCTTTCATACCGATGGGAAGAATCCAGTAGTGGGCCACCACGG harbors:
- a CDS encoding DUF4382 domain-containing protein → MKKKAIFISMMTAVMAFLFVSCSDDDDNGDVSAENYNAKVYITDAPIDNAEVDAVFVTITDIQIDGQSLSGFEKTTIELSALTNGQTQLLGDLDLEAREYDSIDIILATDTDANGDSPANYVVVDGSTKIALDPASATINVDEDVDIAAQDTNEIILDVDLRKAIVTDEANGGYNFASQTQLNNSVRVENTLNTGMVTGAVSNDTGNEESIMVAYAYEAGSFTETEAEENTAGVRFSNAETSSVVAEGSSDFSLHFLEADTYEIKFASYSDMDGDGTLEFEGMVNAETESGVTLDNVEVTADGEVNLVITLLTILPL
- a CDS encoding isoprenylcysteine carboxylmethyltransferase family protein yields the protein MKKDVLFLVIQFILFSCYFIDIHIISYSLPYWINTSLLVLVGIGFIVIFLGILNLSDDLSGVHPKKGNSMTFNGIYKYVRHPIYAGILISMMAYAFFTASIFKFLLTLIMGVVFYYKSSNEENWMLEKYEQYRIYKQRTGRFLPKLKK
- the trxB gene encoding thioredoxin-disulfide reductase: MADKVEKIKCLIIGSGPAGYTAAIYASRADLKPVMYTGMEPGGQLTTTTEVDNFPGYPEGVDGPTMMVQLQQQAERFGTEVRIGMVTAVDFSDKVGGIHKVTVDNSKEIEAETVIISTGATAKYLGLPSEQRLRGGGVSACAVCDGFFYKGQEVAIVGGGDTAAEEATYLANICSKVTMLVRKDHMKASKAMQHRVTNTENIDLRYNSEVDEVLGDQVVEGLRIVNNETGEKEEINITGLFIAIGHKPNTEIFANQLDMDPTGYIITKGKSTKTNKPGVFASGDVQDKEYRQAVTAAGTGCMAALDAERYLQTIETEEAETVSA
- a CDS encoding tetratricopeptide repeat protein, with protein sequence MKKLLFALLLLVSVGTLSQNSAENEKLFSKNLNSFYKNPTQTLKVADYLFDNASNVKEKAQALYLISETKKLQGNYIESIDALFQAKTLTRSTNNGFINTLISVSIADRCRISGMNDISNTYLKQAETFVNTIDKQADKKIATVYLLHEQAEATYQANELKKAIKLAEKAKSLIKSIEKPDFSLVVINAILLGKLYVEQGELEKASSYYENALAVLKELNLLNSSLEAETLYGLATIAYAENDLEVSEKNLTKAVSIAVVEKPLKLKVLNQLSQIYKENDSALGFQERYKESSALNTSILASERKVRNTILSQIENEQESAFSTDQRRYYIVGAAIFLLLVLTLLGYYFYNKKLDRTYQQFEKIIKQLENKQKIEAPATAQAEKEESKGIVIPKETEKAILKRLDDFEASTKYTNSNISLPVLAKQMQTNTKYISEIIHIHKNKNFNTYINELRINHIIQLMKEDKKYLNYKV
- a CDS encoding DUF4442 domain-containing protein — protein: MQLNPRKINTFLLFKLPSAWFTGVRVKYINETQCITSVRHKWINQNPFKSMFWAVQGMAAELSTGAMVMAAIKESDERISMLVANNKASFSKKAKGRIMFTCEDGIKVKEAIKEAVKTGEGQTIWMKSQGVDKTGDVVSTFEFEWTIKKK
- a CDS encoding DUF4870 domain-containing protein; this translates as MATTISNLSKKEAENQKNIAAGIHLTTFLKYFFPFANFIAPLILWVIHKEKPFVDANGKQAINFQLSVLLYSIGIGLLCLPFFVLFASDFISLVEAMESNIGNPSFYDLRNLSGYIILFGIAGLLLFGLFILELYAVITATMYAAKGKLYNYPLCIPFLKPSSEIVSEINQSKNEHTS
- a CDS encoding PadR family transcriptional regulator codes for the protein MKIENTKAQMRKGVLEYCILSVLKDGEAYTSDILETLKDAKMLVVEGTIYPLLTRLKNAGLLSYRWEESSSGPPRKYYELTETGQIFLNELNTTWHELQQAVNRVTSENSKK